The following coding sequences are from one Salmo trutta chromosome 36, fSalTru1.1, whole genome shotgun sequence window:
- the LOC115175833 gene encoding ras-related and estrogen-regulated growth inhibitor-like protein yields the protein MEGSQQKVEANFLLLGAESVGKSALTVRFLTRRFIGEYGDIESIYSHTDRIDGREICFNIWDSLCPQNDEGAGHISDRQLQWADGFILVYSICDRASFNVVRQQVKRIRQAKSKFPGAPPIVIVGNKRDLQHRRTVSSEEGRLLTLSTNCGFFEISAAETYHGVQLVFHELLDLIREARALKKGAAGIKGIVRSMSAVFGRKRTE from the exons ATGGAAGGAAGTCAGCAAAAAGTAGAGGCTAATTTCTTACTACTTGGAGCTGAAAGCGTCGGTAAATCTG CTCTCACCGTGCGGTTTCTCACTAGAAGGTTTATTGGCGAATACGGCGATATTG AATCCATCTACAGTCATACTGACAGAATAGACGGACGGGAGATTTGCTTTAATATCTGGGACTCGCTTTGCCCCCAG AATGATGAGGGCGCGGGACACATCAGCGACAGACAACTCCAGTGGGCGGACGGTTTCATCCTGGTTTACAGCATATGTGACCGTGCCAGCTTCAACGTGGTGCGGCAACAGGTGAAGCGCATCCGGCAAGCCAAAAGCAAATTCCCCGGTGCACCTCCCATCGTCATCGTAGGGAATAAACGCGACCTCCAGCATCGCCGCACCGTCTCCAGCGAGGAAGGGCGCCTCCTCACTCTTTCCACAAACTGTGGCTTTTTCGAGATCTCTGCTGCGGAGACATACCACGGGGTACAGCTGGTATTTCACGAACTGCTCGACCTTATCCGAGAGGCGAGGGCGCTCAAGAAGGGGGCAGCTGGGATCAAGGGTATCGTGAGAAGCATGTCCGCCGTTTTCGGGAGGAAGAGAACTGAGTAG